One Prodigiosinella aquatilis DNA window includes the following coding sequences:
- a CDS encoding AAA family ATPase, producing MKIKSFRVRNYRSIYNDIKIDNINGTAIVGQNNSGKTNILNALLIFFNGKKDSNLYDYKKDFPSGTSGGQTTMAVSFEFDDDEFIPSGAKSINEVIPNTELGGFVIPETSYGSLSDEEEDEDEDENEVLMHPKEDKGPPKRGNKRKQNMYDIYLDIHEMLEDSRTIKPQKEFTVYLTISNKNNFSYSLFKGYRRKKEATSAKYTSKERNFIDKIFKKFDCIYVPSSKSIDEMYISLLGPYLRNEIAKTISPHINLIETRLNEISSKINENMTACGINGYEIKFNIPNMDNLGDIFSKVNMSINDNVDSDLNRKGMGIQCLSLFSSFGLLSQENKQKGIETIWLIEEPESYLHPSLSRSCHEVLVSLSKNSFILITTHSLSFISNDINKVLEIEKKGPISIAKKHTKISDAVSSIRNNLGVKFSDFFNFSRFNIFVEGVTDKDYLSWFLSEISKHDGFGDGKWDELKGATITEFGGIRALVGFVLSNYKIINNEVACAILADGDETGKEEMARLRSKLTNKVQVRFEANRDYVSVRTGFAIEGLFPDSWINECYGDHKSWFDDYSIDAQGSLEQFSIRDEHKKSFFKLMTNHQYKNHTEWSDKWINVANALNNILIDKSSKI from the coding sequence ATGAAGATAAAATCGTTCAGAGTGAGAAATTATCGTTCGATATACAATGATATAAAAATAGATAATATAAATGGCACTGCCATTGTAGGACAGAATAATAGCGGTAAAACTAATATATTAAATGCACTTTTGATTTTCTTTAATGGAAAAAAAGATTCAAATCTTTACGATTACAAAAAAGACTTTCCTTCTGGGACATCTGGTGGACAGACTACAATGGCTGTGTCTTTTGAGTTTGATGATGATGAGTTTATTCCTTCTGGTGCAAAGAGTATAAACGAAGTGATTCCTAATACGGAACTTGGTGGTTTTGTAATTCCAGAAACTAGCTACGGCAGTCTAAGCGATGAAGAGGAAGATGAAGACGAAGACGAAAATGAAGTGTTAATGCATCCAAAAGAAGATAAGGGGCCACCCAAGAGGGGAAATAAACGAAAGCAAAATATGTATGATATTTACTTAGATATACATGAAATGCTCGAAGATTCTAGGACGATAAAACCACAAAAGGAATTCACTGTTTATCTAACCATATCAAATAAAAATAATTTCTCTTACTCTTTATTTAAAGGGTATAGAAGGAAAAAAGAAGCCACTTCTGCGAAATATACTTCAAAAGAAAGGAATTTTATAGATAAAATTTTCAAGAAATTCGACTGCATTTATGTTCCATCATCAAAAAGTATTGATGAAATGTATATTTCATTACTCGGACCTTATTTAAGAAATGAAATTGCCAAAACTATATCACCGCATATTAATTTAATTGAAACACGATTGAATGAAATTTCCAGTAAAATAAATGAAAACATGACGGCGTGTGGTATTAATGGATATGAAATAAAATTTAATATTCCCAATATGGATAATCTTGGTGATATATTTAGTAAGGTCAATATGTCCATAAATGATAATGTTGATAGTGATTTAAATAGAAAAGGTATGGGGATTCAGTGCTTATCATTATTCTCATCTTTTGGATTACTTTCCCAAGAAAATAAACAAAAAGGAATAGAGACTATCTGGCTTATTGAAGAACCAGAGTCGTACTTACATCCTTCATTAAGTCGTTCATGCCATGAGGTTTTAGTTTCTTTATCAAAAAATAGTTTCATTTTAATAACAACCCATTCTCTTTCCTTTATTAGTAATGATATAAATAAAGTATTAGAGATAGAGAAAAAAGGTCCTATATCAATAGCTAAAAAGCACACGAAAATATCAGACGCGGTATCTAGTATAAGAAATAATCTTGGTGTAAAGTTTAGTGATTTCTTTAATTTTTCAAGATTTAATATTTTCGTAGAGGGAGTAACAGATAAAGATTATTTGTCTTGGTTCTTATCCGAAATAAGCAAGCATGATGGATTCGGAGATGGGAAATGGGATGAATTAAAAGGAGCAACAATAACAGAATTTGGAGGAATACGCGCCTTAGTTGGCTTTGTTTTATCAAATTATAAAATAATAAATAATGAAGTTGCCTGTGCTATTCTTGCTGATGGAGATGAAACTGGAAAGGAAGAAATGGCAAGATTGCGCTCAAAACTTACTAATAAAGTGCAAGTTAGATTTGAAGCAAATAGAGACTATGTATCTGTAAGAACAGGCTTTGCTATTGAGGGGCTATTCCCGGATAGTTGGATAAATGAATGTTACGGAGATCACAAATCTTGGTTTGATGATTATAGTATCGATGCACAAGGAAGCCTTGAGCAATTTAGTATAAGAGATGAACACAAAAAATCTTTCTTCAAACTAATGACTAATCACCAGTATAAAAATCACACTGAATGGAGTGACAAATGGATAAATGTTGCCAATGCCTTAAATAATATACTGATAGATAAATCAAGTAAAATTTAA
- a CDS encoding type II toxin-antitoxin system HicA family toxin, producing MQEKIAHLRKKQRETLNQIFKTPVLSGVKWSNVESLITALGGEIKEGSGSRVRFLLNGSIARFHRPHPSPDTDKGAVVSLREWLESIGVKP from the coding sequence ATGCAGGAAAAAATAGCCCATCTTAGAAAGAAACAGCGGGAAACGCTGAACCAAATTTTCAAAACACCGGTACTCTCTGGCGTTAAATGGTCGAATGTTGAGTCACTTATCACTGCGTTAGGCGGTGAGATTAAAGAAGGTAGTGGATCGAGGGTGCGATTTTTACTGAACGGGAGTATTGCCCGGTTCCATCGTCCTCATCCGTCACCGGATACTGATAAAGGCGCAGTGGTCAGCCTGCGTGAATGGCTGGAAAGTATAGGGGTAAAACCATGA
- a CDS encoding type II toxin-antitoxin system HicB family antitoxin has protein sequence MTKALNTPNTMVVAGQPAIISYVPEIGMFRGKFIGLSGYCDFVADSINGLRSEGEISLREYLEDCQENSIEPYEREEKVKTFTLRYPESFGERLTIAAAEHQVSVNAFIVEALNERMKHA, from the coding sequence ATGACTAAAGCACTCAATACACCAAATACGATGGTTGTTGCCGGGCAACCGGCTATTATTAGTTACGTGCCTGAGATTGGGATGTTTCGCGGTAAGTTTATTGGTCTATCAGGCTATTGTGATTTTGTTGCCGATAGCATTAATGGGCTGAGAAGTGAGGGGGAAATCTCACTACGTGAATATCTGGAAGATTGTCAGGAAAACAGCATAGAGCCTTACGAGCGTGAGGAAAAAGTAAAAACCTTTACCCTCCGTTATCCTGAGTCATTCGGGGAACGGCTGACCATTGCTGCTGCTGAACACCAGGTTTCAGTGAATGCGTTTATTGTCGAAGCGCTTAATGAACGGATGAAACACGCGTAA
- the modC gene encoding molybdenum ABC transporter ATP-binding protein has product MLPDSGSFDIPVISVRVCAIRPGFTLDVDLQLPGHGITAFFGPSGSGKTTLLRCLAGLERASVAEITVNDVCWQDEFHFMPTRERALGYVFQEASLLPHWSVRRNLAFAQSRAFSSDTRRQALEEMAERFGIDHLLERDPSTLSGGERQRVAIARALLAQPRVLLMDEPLAALDQQRKNEILPYLERLHRELSIPVIYVSHSLDEVLRLADHLVLLNEGRVQASGTLQATLANLEWLRRPDMPVQTVIEGRIVAHESADGLSRIGFAGGELWVMQRDLPLGQTVRCGINASDVSLCCELPGASSILNRLKVQIVDITESHHPAQMLVRLKVGETHLLASITQRSCRLLELCPGQFVWAQIKTVAVLD; this is encoded by the coding sequence ATGCTGCCAGACAGCGGTTCTTTTGACATTCCGGTAATTTCGGTTCGCGTGTGTGCTATTCGACCCGGCTTTACACTTGATGTTGACTTGCAGTTGCCTGGGCATGGAATTACCGCATTTTTTGGGCCCTCTGGTTCGGGCAAGACGACACTTTTGCGTTGTCTGGCTGGGCTGGAACGGGCCAGTGTGGCCGAAATTACGGTCAATGACGTGTGTTGGCAGGATGAGTTTCACTTTATGCCGACGCGTGAGCGGGCGCTGGGTTATGTTTTCCAGGAAGCGAGTCTCTTGCCGCATTGGTCGGTGCGCCGCAATCTGGCTTTCGCCCAGTCACGGGCGTTTTCCTCTGATACACGCCGACAGGCACTAGAAGAAATGGCTGAACGTTTTGGAATTGACCATCTATTGGAACGGGATCCGTCCACACTCTCCGGCGGGGAGCGTCAGCGCGTCGCTATTGCTCGTGCTCTGCTCGCTCAGCCTCGGGTGTTGCTGATGGATGAACCACTGGCTGCGCTGGATCAGCAGCGCAAGAACGAAATTCTGCCTTATCTCGAGCGATTGCATCGGGAACTCAGTATCCCCGTGATCTATGTTAGCCATTCACTCGACGAAGTACTGCGACTCGCCGATCACCTGGTATTGCTCAATGAAGGTCGTGTACAGGCAAGTGGAACATTACAGGCGACATTGGCGAATCTGGAGTGGTTGCGTCGGCCAGATATGCCAGTGCAGACCGTGATAGAAGGGCGAATCGTGGCGCATGAATCCGCAGATGGATTGAGTCGTATTGGTTTTGCCGGTGGCGAGCTGTGGGTGATGCAACGGGATCTGCCGCTTGGGCAGACGGTGCGTTGTGGTATCAATGCGAGTGATGTGAGCCTGTGCTGTGAACTCCCGGGTGCAAGCAGTATTCTTAATCGCTTGAAAGTACAGATCGTCGACATTACAGAGAGCCACCATCCCGCTCAAATGCTTGTTCGGCTTAAGGTTGGCGAGACGCACTTGCTGGCGAGTATCACCCAGCGGTCGTGTCGTTTGCTGGAATTATGTCCCGGGCAGTTTGTCTGGGCGCAGATCAAAACAGTGGCAGTGTTGGATTGA
- a CDS encoding ABC transporter permease subunit produces MSFLQTFWDTLLLPDVQFSLGLTLRVLAITLVLHLFAGLSLGYLLSRRSWPGQGLLDVVVTLPLVFPPIATGFALLLLLGRHGWVGQWLESMGQNVVFALPGVVIASFLAGLPLVVKPVEVAMRELSIRHGEVARTLGKGEIEIFLLVLLPNLRIPLATGLILGLGRALGEVGVTLMLGGNIVGKTNTLSLEIYNAVFSGDFSRACVLSGLLGVVSLLVFMVLRKLSFSRSL; encoded by the coding sequence ATGAGTTTTCTGCAAACGTTTTGGGATACCTTGTTACTGCCTGACGTACAATTTTCACTCGGTCTGACCTTGCGGGTTTTAGCGATAACGCTGGTTTTGCATCTGTTTGCCGGGCTGAGCTTGGGTTATTTGCTTAGCCGCCGATCCTGGCCCGGACAGGGATTGCTTGATGTGGTGGTGACTTTGCCGTTGGTCTTTCCGCCGATTGCCACGGGGTTCGCACTGCTTTTGCTGCTTGGGCGACATGGTTGGGTTGGACAATGGCTGGAGAGTATGGGGCAAAACGTCGTTTTTGCTCTGCCGGGAGTGGTGATCGCCTCATTTCTGGCTGGACTGCCGCTGGTGGTCAAGCCGGTCGAGGTGGCCATGCGGGAATTGAGTATCCGGCATGGAGAAGTGGCGAGGACGCTGGGCAAGGGCGAGATTGAAATCTTTCTACTGGTGCTGCTACCCAATTTGCGTATACCCCTTGCCACTGGGCTGATTCTTGGCCTGGGACGCGCTTTGGGCGAGGTCGGTGTCACGCTTATGCTGGGTGGCAATATCGTCGGTAAAACCAATACGCTGTCGCTCGAAATCTACAACGCCGTCTTCAGTGGGGACTTTAGCCGTGCCTGCGTACTGTCGGGTTTGTTGGGTGTGGTGTCTTTACTGGTTTTTATGGTACTTCGGAAACTGTCTTTCAGTAGGAGTCTGTGA
- the modA gene encoding molybdate ABC transporter substrate-binding protein, which produces MKKIFFVFLLCWMSTLHAEPFLLAAGAGYKRPVTDLTRAYEASTGNRIDVFFGNMAQVSAQIKQSGKVAMILADQDFLQKFRGIDIAKTIVLGDGKLVLAYAKGKTLKQAQELSDPAWRRVAMPEPANATYGKAAQEFLVKSGLERQIRDKLMKVSTVPQVSAYLISGDVDAGFINLTDALGIRKQIGGYIEIDPASYSRIHITAAILKGWEGNAGVHAFATYLQSPSAHAILAMHGLQ; this is translated from the coding sequence ATGAAAAAAATATTTTTTGTCTTTCTTCTGTGCTGGATGAGCACACTACATGCTGAACCTTTTTTGTTGGCAGCGGGAGCGGGTTACAAGCGACCGGTGACCGACTTGACCCGGGCTTATGAAGCATCTACGGGGAATCGGATCGACGTGTTCTTCGGAAATATGGCCCAGGTTTCTGCCCAGATTAAGCAGAGCGGTAAGGTCGCTATGATTCTGGCCGATCAGGACTTTCTGCAGAAATTCAGGGGTATCGACATAGCGAAAACGATTGTGCTGGGTGATGGAAAGTTGGTGCTGGCTTACGCCAAAGGTAAAACCCTGAAGCAGGCTCAGGAGCTGAGTGATCCGGCCTGGCGTCGAGTCGCAATGCCAGAGCCTGCTAATGCTACTTACGGCAAGGCCGCTCAGGAGTTTTTGGTCAAGAGTGGGCTCGAACGTCAGATTCGAGACAAATTAATGAAGGTCTCGACCGTGCCTCAGGTTTCGGCTTATCTGATTAGCGGAGATGTTGATGCTGGTTTTATCAATCTCACCGATGCGCTGGGTATTCGTAAACAAATTGGTGGTTATATTGAGATTGACCCAGCAAGTTATAGTCGGATCCACATTACAGCTGCAATCCTAAAAGGTTGGGAGGGTAACGCGGGAGTGCATGCTTTTGCGACCTATCTGCAATCACCCTCTGCGCACGCGATTTTGGCCATGCATGGTTTGCAATGA
- a CDS encoding GntR family transcriptional regulator: protein MSMISPIAQRPTKRSEVGERLREAILSGFLKPGAKLVESQIAKDFGISRAPLREAISALVEEGLIINEPFGGYYVQTLSEQSLRDLYGMRRVLETFAFETIWHKRTQMFCDDLLRRNEALKTCIRSGDKAKAIKAELSLHGAVFERCGNALLLNVWRGLSGQLQLYWSMHQESHGRAGAKLDAHEEYVALACGDDFELMRSEISEHVQRGLEKVVTSLEAHTDSVNQP, encoded by the coding sequence ATGAGTATGATTTCTCCAATTGCACAACGTCCCACCAAGCGAAGCGAAGTCGGCGAGCGTTTGCGCGAAGCAATTCTGAGCGGCTTTCTAAAACCTGGGGCCAAGCTTGTCGAATCGCAAATTGCAAAAGATTTCGGTATCAGCCGGGCACCTCTGCGTGAAGCTATCTCGGCATTGGTAGAAGAAGGGTTGATTATCAATGAGCCTTTTGGTGGCTATTACGTACAAACCCTTAGCGAACAAAGCTTGCGGGATTTGTACGGTATGCGGAGAGTGCTGGAAACGTTTGCATTCGAAACCATTTGGCATAAGCGCACGCAGATGTTTTGTGATGACTTGTTGCGGCGCAACGAAGCGTTGAAAACCTGCATCCGCTCGGGCGATAAAGCCAAAGCGATAAAAGCTGAGTTGAGCCTGCACGGAGCGGTCTTTGAACGTTGCGGCAATGCTCTGCTGCTTAACGTATGGCGCGGTTTGTCGGGACAGCTTCAGCTCTATTGGTCCATGCATCAAGAGAGTCACGGGCGCGCCGGGGCCAAACTGGATGCTCACGAAGAATATGTAGCGTTAGCTTGTGGTGATGATTTTGAGCTGATGCGTTCCGAGATTTCCGAACACGTCCAGAGAGGATTAGAAAAAGTAGTTACCTCTTTGGAAGCCCATACAGATAGCGTGAATCAACCTTAG
- a CDS encoding aminotransferase class IV, producing the protein MSTTRSTTSSQAYLPDPRNDDVLVYINGEFVPKNQATVSVFDSGFVLGDGVWEGVRLVKGKIVSFDLHINRIFDGAKSIELDIGVTKEELKGLILKTLEVNNMTDGAHVRLMISRGKKHTPNQDPRFALGQATIVIVAEYKVIDKSKKTGIKLYTSTFRCSAPDVFDLRLNSHSRLNLIQALIQAINAGADEALMLDPHGFVASCNSTNFFIVRGDELWTSTGKYNFNGITHKTIKCLAEENGIKLFVGDYTLAEIYTADEAFLTGTLGGITPVIMVDGKGIGAGKPGPMTAKLSELYESYINN; encoded by the coding sequence ATGAGCACCACTCGTTCCACTACCAGTTCCCAGGCGTACTTGCCGGACCCACGCAATGATGATGTCTTGGTTTATATCAACGGTGAGTTTGTTCCTAAAAACCAAGCGACAGTTTCAGTTTTCGATAGCGGTTTTGTACTGGGTGATGGCGTCTGGGAAGGTGTGAGGCTGGTTAAGGGAAAAATCGTATCGTTTGATTTGCATATCAACCGTATCTTCGATGGCGCCAAATCCATCGAGTTAGATATTGGCGTCACAAAGGAAGAACTCAAAGGTCTTATTTTGAAGACGTTAGAAGTCAACAACATGACTGATGGCGCTCACGTTCGCTTAATGATCAGCCGTGGCAAAAAACACACGCCAAATCAAGACCCTCGTTTCGCGTTAGGTCAGGCGACCATTGTCATTGTCGCAGAATACAAAGTCATCGATAAATCGAAGAAGACGGGTATCAAACTCTACACGTCAACATTCCGATGCAGTGCACCTGATGTATTCGATTTACGACTGAATTCGCATAGCCGTCTGAATCTCATTCAAGCATTAATTCAAGCTATCAATGCGGGTGCTGATGAAGCACTGATGCTTGACCCACATGGTTTCGTTGCCAGCTGTAACTCTACCAATTTCTTTATCGTGCGCGGTGATGAGCTGTGGACATCCACAGGTAAATACAATTTCAACGGAATCACTCATAAGACCATTAAGTGCCTCGCTGAAGAAAATGGCATCAAGCTATTCGTCGGCGATTACACCCTCGCTGAAATTTATACTGCCGATGAGGCTTTTCTGACTGGCACTCTTGGAGGAATTACACCTGTGATAATGGTCGATGGGAAAGGGATTGGTGCAGGTAAACCTGGCCCGATGACGGCCAAGCTGAGTGAGCTTTACGAGAGCTACATCAACAACTAA
- a CDS encoding transporter substrate-binding domain-containing protein, which produces MNHIGNVFQKSARVFLMCCVAAMPLIASAADNTLENVKSANVLRIGVASGDPWYYKDPISGNWTGVGYKIGERIAKDLGVKLMPVETTYGNAAAALQANQIDIMLVLDATEERKKALDFPQQPLLWYKQGVLARTGVKADKWEDLNKPEVRIGVVLGTATDRDLTKRLPNANIERFSNTDETVAAFMANRIDVFAFYHPALAIAQSHIRTGNLVIPEPVVEMPTSAGVRKESDQVWVHYINAEFQKLNNEGFVQKVFSDYMASKGLDPNKIPSIKK; this is translated from the coding sequence ATGAATCATATTGGTAACGTTTTTCAAAAATCTGCGCGAGTGTTTCTCATGTGTTGCGTAGCCGCCATGCCGCTCATTGCCTCAGCGGCTGATAATACGTTGGAAAACGTCAAAAGCGCCAACGTACTGAGGATTGGCGTGGCTTCAGGTGATCCCTGGTACTACAAAGATCCGATCAGCGGTAACTGGACAGGCGTAGGGTACAAAATCGGCGAGAGAATAGCGAAAGACCTTGGTGTGAAGCTAATGCCTGTCGAGACTACATACGGAAATGCCGCCGCGGCGCTTCAGGCAAATCAGATCGATATCATGTTGGTGCTAGACGCCACTGAAGAGCGCAAGAAAGCGCTGGATTTCCCTCAGCAGCCGCTGCTCTGGTACAAGCAAGGCGTCCTTGCTCGCACGGGTGTGAAAGCAGATAAATGGGAAGATCTTAATAAGCCCGAGGTCCGTATTGGTGTTGTATTAGGCACTGCAACCGACCGGGATTTAACTAAGCGCCTGCCTAACGCGAACATCGAGCGATTCTCCAATACCGATGAAACCGTGGCGGCATTCATGGCGAACCGAATTGATGTGTTTGCTTTCTACCATCCTGCATTGGCGATTGCTCAATCACATATCCGTACCGGTAATCTGGTAATCCCTGAACCAGTGGTCGAAATGCCGACCAGCGCTGGTGTACGTAAAGAAAGTGATCAGGTATGGGTTCATTACATAAACGCCGAGTTCCAAAAGCTGAATAACGAAGGTTTCGTCCAGAAGGTATTTAGTGACTACATGGCCTCAAAGGGCTTGGATCCCAATAAGATTCCCAGCATTAAAAAGTAA
- a CDS encoding amino acid ABC transporter permease → MNYQWNFASVWQHREMFLTGIIGTAQLATLSVGIGIVVGCIVAVMRLSPKKYLNAPATVFVEFYRNTPPLVHFFWFFYALPMVAGINLSPYWAATIALATQSGAFYAEVFRGGIKSVEKGQWEAAKAIGMSHFRTMFRVIVPQAARRMAGPFIERTFELTKTTSLASTLAYSDVLYQAMRVNSMTFRPLEVYTTVALIYFVSLLMMSTLFRIAEHRLVRY, encoded by the coding sequence ATGAATTACCAATGGAACTTCGCTTCGGTTTGGCAACATCGTGAGATGTTCTTGACTGGTATCATAGGCACCGCACAATTAGCCACGCTCTCAGTAGGAATCGGGATTGTCGTTGGGTGCATTGTTGCGGTGATGCGTCTTTCACCTAAAAAATACTTAAACGCACCGGCTACGGTTTTTGTTGAGTTTTATCGGAATACGCCGCCACTTGTGCATTTCTTCTGGTTTTTTTATGCGCTACCAATGGTAGCCGGAATAAATCTTTCGCCTTACTGGGCAGCGACTATCGCTTTGGCTACCCAATCAGGCGCCTTTTATGCAGAAGTCTTTCGAGGAGGAATCAAATCAGTCGAGAAGGGACAATGGGAAGCGGCGAAAGCTATAGGAATGTCGCATTTTCGCACCATGTTCAGGGTGATCGTACCCCAGGCAGCGCGGAGAATGGCCGGGCCTTTTATCGAGCGAACGTTCGAATTGACGAAAACAACCTCTCTTGCATCCACGCTGGCCTACTCCGATGTCCTGTACCAAGCTATGCGAGTCAACAGTATGACTTTCAGACCTCTTGAGGTTTACACCACTGTTGCACTTATTTATTTCGTTTCACTGTTGATGATGAGCACGCTATTTAGAATTGCGGAGCACCGCCTGGTTCGGTACTGA